The genome window GTCCTAACCAAAATCCTTAGACTATGTTTCGCGATATATGAAACTGTGTAAGATAATTGGGAATTGTAAACTATCTGATTGTTGTGAGATAAAACAGCGGTTAGTGGTTCTGCATTTTCATAGACCCGACCGGGTCTAAATACCCGGCGAGTCATTTCCATCCTCCTTTACGGAACCGGAAAAGGCAAGACATAAAAATCATACTTAAATATAAATAAAAAATTTTGTTTGTCAACTATGTGACAGGGAGTTTAAATCAAAGACTTAAGTCTAAAAACGAAAACATATCACATCTACTTTATCTCTTTACAGCCGTTCTACATAATTGCCCTAATTATTCAATTTTACTACGATAGCCTGAACTACCTCCTTATTTACTAAATTCTGAACAAAGGCGACTATATTTAATTTATTTGCATTCCAATTTGATTGCAAAACAAAATTTGTTTCTTTTATTATCGAATCCGGATATACAGGATTGATTTCGATACCTTTTTCATCGGGGATCATCTTACGCATAACAAAATGAAATATTGAATCGGGCGCACCGGTCTGTTTAAAATAGACGCTATCTTCGGTAAGTGCTATATATAATTTGTAATCAGATGAGAAAATTGAATCAACCGGAACAATTTTAACCTTAAGCGAGACCGTATTTCCTTCTATTTCCTTTGCAAGACCCAGACGTAAACAAGTTTTCTTACCTCTTTCACTTGTGATATAATTTTTATAGGTTGGGTAATCATCTTCAGGTTTCTCAGTCTGGACATTGTAAAGACCATCAAATACCACAATCGGAGATGTTTGGATTGAATATAACGATTCTCTCACAGCCACATAGGCAGGACTTAGAGTATCACCCAACAGTCGCCGATGGTAGGCAATGACCGCTATACTGTCCTTGAATTCTTTCGCTAAACTATCCAAGGCTTCTTCCGCATAAGGACAATAAGTGCAGCGGGCAAAGGTAAAAAATTCGGCAAGGACAATTCTATTTGCCGGTTCAATTTTAATCTGAGGGGATTCTGAACATAGGGTAAATAATAGTATACTACTTAATATGATTATTCTTTTCATTTTACCTTAACCACCTTTCGGCAAATTTTATTTTCGCCGTTTTTTACTTCAATAAAGTAAATCCCTTCAGGAACCGATCGATCAAAATTATCATCTCCTGACCAGATGATACATGATTCACGGTTCACGA of candidate division WOR-3 bacterium contains these proteins:
- a CDS encoding Omp28-related outer membrane protein, producing the protein MKRIIILSSILLFTLCSESPQIKIEPANRIVLAEFFTFARCTYCPYAEEALDSLAKEFKDSIAVIAYHRRLLGDTLSPAYVAVRESLYSIQTSPIVVFDGLYNVQTEKPEDDYPTYKNYITSERGKKTCLRLGLAKEIEGNTVSLKVKIVPVDSIFSSDYKLYIALTEDSVYFKQTGAPDSIFHFVMRKMIPDEKGIEINPVYPDSIIKETNFVLQSNWNANKLNIVAFVQNLVNKEVVQAIVVKLNN